The following proteins are encoded in a genomic region of Fundidesulfovibrio soli:
- a CDS encoding CoA-binding protein translates to MLIGDAELRTLLDGCTTVAIVGAKDNPGSPVDAVGRYLIGRGFTVYPVHPVRKAVWGLPARASLAELDTPVDIVNLFRASASCPEHARETLALPSPPRMFWMQSGIFSLEARTILAGTPITVVEDLCLMVEHRRLFPSM, encoded by the coding sequence ATGCTCATCGGCGACGCCGAACTGCGCACCCTCTTGGACGGCTGCACGACTGTGGCCATCGTGGGCGCCAAGGACAATCCCGGCAGCCCCGTGGACGCCGTAGGGCGCTACCTCATCGGGCGCGGCTTCACCGTGTACCCAGTGCACCCGGTGCGCAAGGCCGTCTGGGGCCTGCCCGCGCGCGCGTCCCTGGCCGAACTGGACACTCCCGTGGACATCGTGAACCTGTTCCGCGCCTCGGCCAGCTGCCCGGAGCACGCCCGCGAGACCCTGGCCCTGCCCAGCCCGCCGCGCATGTTCTGGATGCAGTCCGGCATCTTCAGCCTGGAGGCCCGCACAATCCTGGCGGGCACGCCCATCACCGTCGTCGAAGACCTCTGCCTCATGGTGGAGCACCGGCGCCTCTTCCCCTCCATGTGA
- a CDS encoding ABC transporter ATP-binding protein gives MLSIENLHVKIGEREVLKGINLEIKENETFILFGPNGSGKTTLLMSLMGFGNYTITEGRIMFRGHDITHATIYERARLGMGMSFQRPPTIHGLKLRQMVQMAAQGRDIDVDALAKRVNMTDFLERDVNAGFSGGEIKRSELLQLMAQQPHLVLFDEPESGVDLENMKLIGNTVRELLGGECGMTVERSLRMAKCSRNVAGLIITHTGYILEYINADRGQVMYEGKLCCESNPRDILDHISRFGYQECLRCLA, from the coding sequence ATGCTCAGCATAGAAAATCTGCATGTGAAGATCGGCGAACGGGAGGTGCTCAAGGGCATCAACCTCGAAATCAAGGAAAACGAAACCTTCATCCTCTTCGGGCCCAACGGATCCGGAAAGACCACCCTGCTCATGAGCCTCATGGGCTTCGGCAACTATACCATCACCGAGGGCCGCATCATGTTCCGCGGCCACGACATCACCCACGCCACCATTTACGAGCGTGCGCGCCTGGGAATGGGCATGTCCTTCCAGCGGCCGCCCACCATCCACGGGCTCAAGCTGCGCCAGATGGTGCAGATGGCCGCCCAGGGCCGCGACATCGACGTGGACGCCCTGGCCAAGCGCGTGAACATGACCGACTTCCTGGAGCGCGACGTGAACGCGGGCTTCTCCGGCGGCGAGATCAAGCGCTCGGAGCTCCTGCAGCTCATGGCCCAGCAGCCGCACCTGGTGCTCTTCGACGAGCCCGAATCCGGCGTGGACCTGGAGAACATGAAGCTCATCGGCAACACCGTGCGCGAGCTGCTCGGCGGCGAGTGCGGCATGACCGTTGAGCGCAGCCTGCGCATGGCCAAATGCTCGCGCAACGTGGCCGGCCTCATCATCACCCACACGGGCTACATCCTGGAGTACATCAACGCCGACCGGGGCCAGGTGATGTACGAGGGCAAGCTCTGCTGCGAATCCAACCCCCGCGACATCCTGGATCACATCAGCCGCTTCGGCTACCAGGAATGCCTGCGCTGCCTTGCCTAA
- a CDS encoding metal-dependent hydrolase yields MPGYKGHVAGALAVVGGGLGAAWWLGVYRPEPKVMLLLAAVAVLGSLFPDVDTNSKGRHIYYGAALIADIALILKEQYRYAALLGFCALLPAVGSHRGWTHTWWAGLLIPSAILIAPMVVAHAGWQPFMPFYIAAVAGYYSHLLLDGEF; encoded by the coding sequence ATGCCGGGATACAAGGGACATGTGGCCGGAGCCCTGGCCGTGGTCGGCGGCGGGCTCGGCGCGGCGTGGTGGCTGGGAGTGTACAGGCCGGAGCCCAAGGTCATGCTGTTGCTTGCGGCCGTGGCCGTGCTCGGTTCGCTCTTCCCGGACGTGGACACCAACTCCAAGGGCCGCCACATCTACTACGGGGCGGCCCTCATCGCGGACATCGCACTGATCCTCAAGGAGCAGTACCGCTACGCGGCGCTCCTGGGATTCTGCGCCCTCCTGCCCGCCGTGGGCTCGCACCGGGGCTGGACCCACACCTGGTGGGCCGGGCTCCTCATCCCTTCTGCCATCCTGATCGCGCCCATGGTCGTGGCGCACGCTGGTTGGCAGCCGTTCATGCCCTTTTACATCGCCGCCGTGGCGGGCTACTATTCGCACCTGCTGCTGGATGGGGAGTTCTGA
- a CDS encoding YkgJ family cysteine cluster protein, with translation MNENTTAFECRRCGHCCLGEGGIVLTVKDQQRLAGHLGLELAAFLEAHTTTRGSKVHLGVRTDGLCVFFDEGCGIHPARPDICRAWPYFRGNLIDDSSWELALEYCTGINPNVPHQEFVRQGLAALREQGVGVTGDPEAPSALKLDGIEKP, from the coding sequence ATGAACGAGAACACCACAGCCTTCGAATGCCGCCGTTGCGGCCACTGTTGCCTGGGCGAAGGCGGCATCGTGCTCACCGTCAAGGACCAGCAGCGCCTCGCCGGCCACCTGGGTCTGGAACTGGCCGCCTTCCTCGAGGCGCACACCACTACACGCGGCTCCAAGGTGCACCTGGGCGTTCGGACCGACGGTCTGTGCGTCTTCTTCGACGAAGGGTGCGGCATCCACCCTGCCCGGCCCGACATCTGCCGCGCCTGGCCCTACTTCCGGGGCAACCTGATCGACGACTCCAGCTGGGAGCTGGCCCTGGAATACTGCACGGGCATCAACCCCAACGTGCCCCATCAGGAATTCGTGCGCCAGGGCCTGGCCGCCCTGCGCGAACAGGGCGTGGGCGTCACCGGCGACCCTGAGGCCCCCAGCGCCCTCAAGCTGGACGGGATCGAGAAGCCATGA
- a CDS encoding M24 family metallopeptidase: MYQALETLPVQEAALRQASCRVHLGLLQPGAGGLLVFSRLSIYYLTGTFGNGVLWLPLEGEPVLMIRKGLDRARLESPLKHIMPFRSYGDIEGICAEAGSPLSSEIAAEMGALPWNLANLLTARIKNVRFVPGDAALARAQSVKSPWELNKMRLCGRRHAKAMCETLPQRIKPGMTEREVAHLIWGIFFEMGHSGMMRMAGAGDELFLGHVSAGDSGNYPSGYNGPLGLRGEHPSVPFMGYAGQVWRRGEPLSVDCGFCLEGYQTDKTQVYWPGASAMPDEVSSAQAFCMDVQRWTAEQLKPGAIPSRIYAHVIDWAAREGFAEGFMGLGGNKVPFLGHGIGLVVDAWPVLARGFDEPLREGMVLAVEPKQGIPGLGMVGVENTFEVTPAGGVCLTGESFEIIRVE; encoded by the coding sequence ATGTATCAGGCGTTGGAAACCCTGCCCGTCCAGGAGGCGGCGCTGCGCCAGGCCTCCTGCCGGGTTCACCTGGGCCTTCTACAGCCCGGAGCCGGGGGGCTCCTGGTGTTCTCCAGGCTCAGCATCTATTACCTCACCGGCACCTTCGGCAACGGCGTGCTCTGGCTGCCTCTGGAAGGGGAACCGGTGCTCATGATCCGCAAGGGCCTGGACAGGGCCAGGCTGGAGTCTCCGCTCAAGCACATTATGCCCTTCCGCTCCTACGGCGACATCGAGGGCATCTGCGCCGAAGCGGGCTCGCCCCTGAGCTCGGAGATCGCCGCCGAGATGGGCGCGCTGCCCTGGAACCTGGCCAACCTGCTCACGGCGCGCATCAAGAACGTGCGCTTCGTGCCCGGCGACGCGGCCCTGGCCAGGGCCCAGTCCGTGAAAAGCCCGTGGGAGCTGAACAAGATGCGCCTCTGCGGCCGCCGCCACGCCAAGGCCATGTGCGAGACGCTGCCGCAGCGCATCAAGCCCGGCATGACCGAGCGCGAGGTGGCCCACCTGATCTGGGGCATCTTCTTCGAGATGGGGCACAGCGGCATGATGCGCATGGCCGGCGCGGGGGACGAGCTCTTCCTGGGTCACGTCAGCGCTGGCGATTCCGGCAACTATCCCAGCGGCTACAACGGCCCCCTGGGCCTGCGCGGCGAGCACCCCAGCGTGCCCTTCATGGGCTACGCCGGGCAGGTCTGGCGGCGCGGGGAACCCCTCTCCGTGGATTGCGGCTTCTGCCTGGAGGGCTACCAGACCGACAAGACCCAGGTGTACTGGCCCGGGGCCTCGGCCATGCCGGACGAAGTGAGCAGCGCCCAGGCCTTCTGCATGGACGTGCAGCGCTGGACAGCCGAGCAACTCAAGCCGGGGGCCATCCCCTCCCGGATCTACGCCCATGTGATCGACTGGGCCGCCCGTGAGGGTTTCGCCGAGGGCTTCATGGGCCTGGGCGGCAACAAGGTGCCTTTCCTGGGCCACGGCATCGGCCTGGTGGTGGACGCCTGGCCCGTACTGGCCAGGGGTTTCGATGAACCCCTGCGGGAGGGCATGGTCCTGGCGGTGGAGCCCAAGCAGGGCATCCCGGGCCTGGGCATGGTGGGCGTGGAGAACACGTTCGAGGTCACTCCCGCCGGGGGCGTCTGCCTCACCGGCGAGAGCTTCGAGATCATCCGCGTGGAATAG
- a CDS encoding MDR/zinc-dependent alcohol dehydrogenase-like family protein yields the protein MLCAIAKNSEVALARRKRPAPAQGEALVRVLLAGICNTDLEIIKGYMSFSGILGHEFVGVVEAAPGYPDMVGKRVVADINIAPGPGDHRHAPERVTLGIHGKDGAFAEYLTVPIANCVAVPGELSDEQAVFAEPLAAAIEVGQQVHITAAHRVCVLGDGKLGLLAAMSLRHLCPELVLAGRHTDKLAIAHRYGVRTALQGSVRGPFDIVVEATGRPHDVEAALDLVRPEGTVVLKSTLEAPAPIDLTRIVVNEITLVGSRCGSPALAIDHMLRGLVDPTGLIEAVYPLERVQDAFERASRPGARKILLHVSQ from the coding sequence ATGCTCTGCGCCATTGCCAAGAATTCCGAAGTCGCCCTCGCCCGGCGCAAACGCCCCGCCCCGGCCCAGGGCGAAGCCCTGGTGCGCGTCCTGCTGGCGGGCATCTGCAACACGGACCTGGAAATCATCAAGGGATACATGAGCTTTTCCGGCATCCTCGGGCACGAGTTCGTGGGCGTGGTGGAGGCGGCCCCGGGATACCCGGACATGGTGGGCAAGCGCGTGGTGGCGGACATCAACATCGCCCCCGGCCCCGGCGACCACCGCCACGCCCCGGAGCGGGTGACGCTGGGCATTCACGGCAAGGACGGCGCCTTCGCCGAATACCTGACCGTGCCCATTGCCAACTGCGTGGCGGTGCCCGGGGAGCTTTCCGACGAGCAGGCCGTGTTCGCGGAGCCCCTGGCCGCCGCCATCGAGGTGGGGCAGCAGGTGCACATCACGGCGGCGCACAGGGTCTGCGTGTTGGGGGACGGGAAGCTGGGGCTGCTGGCGGCCATGAGCCTGCGCCACCTCTGCCCGGAGCTTGTGCTGGCGGGGAGGCACACGGACAAGCTGGCCATCGCGCATCGTTACGGGGTGCGCACCGCCCTGCAAGGCAGCGTGCGCGGCCCCTTCGACATCGTGGTGGAGGCCACCGGAAGGCCCCACGACGTGGAGGCCGCGCTGGATCTGGTGCGCCCCGAGGGCACGGTGGTGCTCAAGTCCACCCTGGAGGCCCCCGCGCCCATCGACTTGACCCGCATCGTGGTGAACGAAATCACCCTGGTGGGCTCGCGCTGCGGCAGCCCGGCCCTGGCCATCGACCACATGCTGCGCGGGCTGGTGGACCCTACGGGCCTCATCGAGGCCGTCTATCCCCTTGAGCGCGTGCAGGATGCCTTCGAGCGGGCATCACGTCCCGGGGCGCGCAAGATCCTGCTCCATGTGAGCCAGTAG
- a CDS encoding SufB/SufD family protein: protein MKPIDLKKFDFTAPAPLEIADLTTLDEADKNQLLMAGVDVSAEAVSGTYMHMNHGAVHCKTRQKGVEILDIKTAMDKYDGLKEYFWKLIDPDKDEFTRAAADNLHGGYFIRTEKGAKITEPVQSCLFIKGDNIGQSVHNIIVVEEDSELHIITGCSAAHESKGSAHMGISEFYVKKNAKLTFTMIHNWAENTVVRPRSAGVVEEGGVLLNNYVLLKPVSDLQMYPTITLAGKGAVARFNSVMVAPEGSHVDTGNRIILAAPETRGETIARTITTGGTIIARGHIAGNAVPARGHLECKGLILGGGVIHAIPELEATVDGVELSHEAAVGKIAQEEIEYLMARGLDQEEATSTIVRGFLNVDIMGLPAKLQKVIDDTIKECEKDMF from the coding sequence ATGAAGCCCATCGATCTGAAAAAATTCGACTTCACGGCCCCTGCGCCCCTGGAAATCGCCGACCTGACCACCCTGGACGAAGCCGACAAGAACCAGCTGCTCATGGCCGGTGTCGACGTCTCCGCCGAAGCGGTCAGCGGCACGTACATGCACATGAACCACGGGGCCGTGCACTGCAAGACCCGCCAGAAGGGCGTCGAGATCCTGGATATCAAGACGGCCATGGACAAGTACGACGGCCTCAAGGAGTACTTCTGGAAGCTCATCGACCCCGACAAGGATGAGTTCACCAGGGCCGCGGCGGACAACCTCCACGGCGGCTACTTCATCCGCACGGAGAAGGGCGCCAAGATCACCGAACCGGTGCAGTCCTGCCTGTTCATCAAGGGCGACAACATCGGCCAGAGCGTGCACAACATCATCGTTGTGGAGGAAGACTCCGAGCTGCACATCATCACCGGCTGCTCCGCCGCGCACGAGTCCAAGGGCTCCGCGCACATGGGCATCTCGGAGTTCTACGTCAAGAAGAACGCCAAGCTGACCTTCACCATGATCCACAACTGGGCGGAGAACACCGTGGTGCGTCCCCGCTCGGCCGGCGTGGTGGAAGAGGGCGGCGTGCTGCTCAATAACTACGTGCTGCTCAAGCCCGTGAGCGACCTGCAGATGTACCCCACCATCACCCTGGCGGGCAAAGGCGCCGTGGCGCGCTTCAACTCCGTGATGGTGGCCCCCGAGGGCTCCCACGTGGATACCGGCAACCGCATCATCCTGGCCGCCCCGGAAACCCGCGGCGAGACCATCGCCCGCACCATCACCACCGGCGGCACCATCATCGCGCGCGGCCACATCGCGGGCAACGCGGTGCCCGCGCGCGGCCACCTGGAGTGCAAGGGGCTGATCCTGGGCGGCGGCGTGATCCACGCCATCCCGGAGCTCGAGGCCACCGTGGACGGCGTGGAGCTCTCCCACGAGGCCGCCGTGGGCAAGATCGCCCAGGAGGAGATCGAATACCTCATGGCGCGCGGCCTGGACCAGGAAGAGGCAACCTCCACCATCGTGCGCGGCTTCCTCAACGTGGACATCATGGGCCTGCCCGCCAAGCTGCAGAAGGTCATCGACGATACCATCAAGGAGTGCGAGAAGGACATGTTCTAG
- a CDS encoding J domain-containing protein, which produces MNVEEAHRVLGLGSGATLEEVKKSYRQLAFRYHPDLNPDDALAKRKFQRINEAYLLLRQILSEGPPKAAQRPGREKPKPPPKPEPGAWRKAKTAYTEASKEEPEKTNYYFRREDVLQDLLRDPFARQVFDDIYNELKKHQGAKPIPDAPASRKLDIRMGKSKWSMDLSDGLVSGLRGMLLKQLDDEQTVTVPPTSILPGAKLRVGIAQGLSGEEKTVEFTIPKDYSLGQPIRLRGLGRRLGPWKGDLYLRITLG; this is translated from the coding sequence ATGAACGTGGAGGAGGCCCACCGCGTCCTGGGCCTTGGATCCGGCGCCACATTGGAGGAGGTCAAGAAGAGCTACCGCCAGCTCGCCTTCCGCTATCACCCTGACCTCAACCCGGACGACGCCCTGGCCAAGCGCAAGTTCCAGCGCATCAACGAGGCCTACCTGCTGCTCAGGCAGATTCTGTCCGAGGGCCCGCCCAAGGCCGCCCAGCGCCCCGGGCGCGAGAAGCCCAAGCCTCCGCCGAAGCCGGAGCCGGGCGCGTGGCGCAAGGCCAAGACCGCCTACACGGAAGCCTCCAAGGAAGAGCCGGAAAAGACCAACTACTACTTCCGGCGCGAGGACGTGCTGCAGGACCTGCTCAGGGACCCCTTCGCCCGCCAGGTCTTCGACGACATCTACAACGAGCTCAAGAAGCACCAGGGCGCGAAGCCCATTCCCGACGCCCCGGCCAGCCGCAAGCTGGACATCAGGATGGGCAAGTCCAAGTGGTCCATGGACTTAAGCGACGGCCTGGTCTCCGGGCTGCGCGGCATGCTCCTCAAGCAGCTCGACGACGAGCAGACCGTCACCGTGCCGCCCACCAGCATCCTGCCGGGAGCCAAGCTGCGCGTGGGAATCGCCCAGGGTCTCTCCGGCGAGGAGAAGACCGTCGAATTCACCATCCCCAAGGACTACTCCCTGGGCCAGCCCATACGCCTCAGGGGCCTCGGGCGACGCCTCGGCCCCTGGAAGGGCGATCTGTATTTGAGGATCACTTTGGGATGA
- a CDS encoding class I SAM-dependent methyltransferase: protein MGWRDVPSVPTSLTLHPAVLQRIRPGMRVLDVGCGEAGAGEEVRSAGADYVGLDLNLPSLKRAVARFSVAQGDCLALPFADGAFDVVILRAVLTVLPEDARRLACMAEALRVSRGQSQGQGRGIVAVQDFMMTPELPLYEARYQRGAAMGLPSGAFPVEEGGRVLYVARHATEAELRELVRGAGGEVLSFTVHPSPTRSGNIINGVTLLAHMEQDLARPGT from the coding sequence ATGGGCTGGCGCGACGTTCCGAGCGTGCCCACCAGCCTCACGCTGCACCCGGCCGTGCTTCAGCGCATCCGGCCCGGCATGCGCGTGCTGGACGTGGGCTGCGGAGAGGCCGGAGCCGGGGAGGAGGTGCGCTCGGCCGGGGCGGACTATGTCGGGCTGGACCTCAACCTTCCGAGCCTGAAGCGCGCGGTTGCGCGATTCAGCGTGGCGCAGGGCGACTGCCTGGCGCTGCCCTTCGCGGACGGGGCCTTCGATGTGGTCATCCTGCGGGCCGTGCTCACCGTGCTGCCCGAGGACGCCAGACGCCTGGCCTGCATGGCCGAGGCGCTGCGTGTGAGCCGGGGCCAAAGTCAGGGCCAAGGCCGGGGCATTGTGGCTGTGCAGGATTTCATGATGACGCCCGAACTGCCGCTCTATGAGGCCCGCTACCAGCGGGGCGCGGCGATGGGCCTGCCTTCCGGCGCATTTCCCGTGGAGGAGGGCGGCAGGGTGCTCTATGTGGCCCGGCACGCCACCGAAGCGGAACTGCGGGAGCTGGTGCGCGGGGCGGGCGGGGAGGTGCTGTCGTTCACCGTGCATCCCTCGCCCACCAGAAGCGGCAACATAATTAACGGCGTGACCCTACTGGCTCACATGGAGCAGGATCTTGCGCGCCCCGGGACGTGA
- a CDS encoding dephospho-CoA kinase produces the protein MSGSILRHTAPGPGRLDQCWAEQLAEQSVTRAKIQKWIAAGLATVDGAVESKASRKLRGGEALELAAPALEDSPAAESSDISLVYRDEQLIVLNKPAGLTVHPAPSCPEGTLVNRLLHHFPELASIEGQRPGIVHRIDKDTSGLLAVALNEPVRLKLSEAFANREVNKTYLALLCGDPAKEQAEIDAPIWRDPSHKSRMGVVKGGREAHSAYRRVWADGKGRASLAEVSISTGRTHQIRVHMSHIGHPLLGDALYGASPSKQAARADRLLGKLAARQMLHAWKLAFDHPVTGERLDFTCPTPKDFWRIPLYLARSVQRVAIVGLPGGGKSEALKALARRGLPVWSADRCVAELYQPGADGWHLLRARYGERFVPDPAKPVDKKALMAAMRASDGLRREVMDALYPIIRHRLEDFWAENARARAAFAEIPMLLESGWLAQGEADLAVGVDTPDEQRHQRLAGRGWNEEDIALVDSWQWPRERKMAACAHVLDNSGSLAEMEAGVDALLAGLKAQRRDKSRSLLAWMRSNGYA, from the coding sequence ATGAGCGGCTCCATCCTGCGCCATACGGCCCCTGGGCCCGGCAGGCTCGACCAGTGCTGGGCCGAGCAACTGGCGGAGCAGAGCGTCACCCGCGCCAAGATCCAGAAGTGGATCGCCGCTGGCCTGGCCACGGTTGACGGCGCTGTGGAGAGCAAGGCCTCCCGCAAGCTGCGCGGCGGCGAAGCTCTGGAGCTGGCCGCCCCCGCCCTGGAGGACTCCCCGGCGGCCGAGAGCAGCGACATCTCCCTGGTCTACCGCGACGAACAGCTCATCGTGCTGAACAAACCCGCCGGGCTCACCGTGCACCCGGCCCCCAGCTGTCCCGAGGGCACGCTGGTCAACCGCCTGCTGCACCACTTCCCGGAGCTGGCCTCCATCGAGGGGCAGCGCCCCGGCATCGTGCACCGCATCGACAAGGACACCTCCGGCCTGCTGGCCGTGGCCCTGAACGAACCCGTGCGCCTCAAACTCTCGGAGGCCTTCGCCAACCGCGAGGTGAACAAGACCTATCTGGCGCTGCTCTGCGGCGACCCCGCCAAGGAGCAGGCCGAGATCGACGCGCCCATCTGGCGCGACCCCTCGCACAAGTCGCGCATGGGCGTGGTCAAGGGCGGGCGCGAGGCCCACAGCGCCTACCGCCGCGTCTGGGCCGACGGCAAGGGCCGCGCGAGCCTGGCTGAGGTCTCCATAAGTACGGGGCGCACCCATCAGATCAGGGTGCATATGTCCCACATAGGGCATCCCCTGCTGGGCGACGCCCTCTACGGCGCATCCCCCAGCAAGCAGGCGGCCCGGGCCGACAGGCTGCTGGGCAAGCTCGCCGCCCGACAGATGCTCCACGCCTGGAAGCTGGCCTTCGACCACCCGGTGACCGGGGAGCGGCTGGACTTCACCTGCCCGACGCCCAAGGATTTCTGGCGCATCCCCCTGTACCTCGCGCGCTCCGTGCAGCGCGTGGCCATCGTGGGTCTGCCCGGCGGCGGCAAAAGCGAGGCGCTCAAGGCCCTGGCCCGGCGCGGGCTGCCCGTCTGGAGCGCGGACCGCTGCGTGGCCGAGCTGTACCAGCCCGGCGCAGACGGCTGGCACCTGCTGCGCGCCCGCTACGGCGAGCGTTTCGTGCCGGACCCCGCCAAGCCCGTGGACAAGAAGGCCCTGATGGCTGCCATGCGTGCCTCCGACGGGCTGCGCCGCGAGGTGATGGACGCCCTCTATCCAATCATCCGGCACCGCCTGGAGGACTTCTGGGCGGAAAACGCCCGGGCGCGCGCCGCCTTCGCCGAGATTCCCATGCTGCTGGAATCCGGCTGGCTGGCTCAGGGCGAGGCGGACCTGGCCGTGGGCGTGGACACTCCGGACGAGCAGCGCCACCAGCGGCTGGCTGGCCGGGGCTGGAATGAAGAGGACATCGCCCTGGTGGACTCCTGGCAGTGGCCGCGCGAGCGCAAGATGGCCGCGTGCGCGCATGTGCTGGATAACTCCGGCTCCCTGGCTGAGATGGAGGCGGGCGTGGACGCCCTGCTGGCCGGGCTCAAGGCCCAGCGCAGGGACAAGAGCCGCTCCCTGCTGGCCTGGATGCGCTCCAACGGCTACGCGTAG
- a CDS encoding rhomboid family intramembrane serine protease — translation MIPIKDNVPNIRKPVVVVIIFAVNLVAFLFELSLPSKGLGLLLQLYGAVPARLTDPAWAEAVGFPSQGFDSAVTYMFLHGGWLHFILNMWVLWVFADNVEDALGHWRFAAFYLLSGVAALAMHLLFNPGSTTPVVGASGAIAGVMGGYFRLFPHARVVTLIPIVFIPWIVDLPAVAFLGIWFLIQITSGLYAATPLEDGQSVAWWAHAGGFLFGLLVVRLLGPLDCRYCYLPEDKAYERR, via the coding sequence ATGATCCCCATCAAGGACAACGTCCCCAACATCCGCAAGCCCGTGGTGGTGGTGATCATCTTCGCAGTCAACCTTGTGGCCTTCCTGTTCGAGCTGAGCCTGCCAAGCAAGGGCCTGGGCCTGTTGCTGCAACTCTACGGCGCGGTGCCCGCCCGGCTCACGGACCCGGCCTGGGCCGAGGCCGTCGGATTCCCCTCCCAGGGCTTCGACTCGGCGGTGACCTACATGTTCCTGCATGGGGGCTGGCTGCACTTCATCCTGAACATGTGGGTGCTCTGGGTCTTCGCGGACAACGTGGAGGACGCCCTGGGCCACTGGCGCTTCGCCGCCTTCTACCTGCTCTCGGGCGTGGCGGCGCTGGCCATGCACCTGCTGTTCAACCCGGGCTCCACCACGCCCGTGGTGGGGGCTTCCGGGGCCATCGCCGGGGTCATGGGCGGATATTTCCGGCTCTTTCCCCACGCCCGGGTTGTGACGCTCATCCCCATCGTGTTCATACCCTGGATCGTGGATTTGCCCGCAGTGGCCTTCCTGGGCATATGGTTCTTGATCCAGATCACCTCGGGCCTATACGCCGCCACGCCCCTGGAAGACGGCCAGTCCGTGGCCTGGTGGGCCCATGCCGGAGGCTTCCTGTTCGGGCTGCTGGTGGTGCGCCTGCTTGGCCCCCTGGACTGCCGCTACTGCTACCTTCCCGAGGATAAAGCCTACGAGCGCCGCTGA
- a CDS encoding MFS transporter: MTHTPPSSGQYPPLVSSALAKASRRLLPGLFILYIIAYLDRINVSFAALAMNQDIGLGSEAYGLGAGIFFLGYVLFEIPSNLILNKVGARRWIARIMVSWGLATVALATVWEPKSFMTLRFLLGAAEAGFFPGIILYLTYWFPTGVRARAVALFMTATPVAGLIGSPVSGWIMQMHGMMGLAGWRWLFILEGLPAVVLGVLVWLLLPDSPAQAAWLEPDERDALEAQLNAERAAVAASHLSGLRQGLTSPRVWLLGFVYFCSVLAMYALVMWLPQIVGAITGGDAFSVGLDVMVAYGFACVGMVAIGASSDRFHERRWHLTGSFCLCLSGMLTLTKAASLPAVLTGASLAAMGIWGMLGPFWGLATSYMTGAAAAAGIALINSMGNLGGFLGPYVMGWIKANTGGFTEGFLIVAGLIVLGAVPVLLMRPAGGVPQGRGD; this comes from the coding sequence ATGACGCACACCCCGCCAAGTTCCGGCCAATACCCCCCCCTGGTGAGCTCGGCCCTGGCCAAGGCCTCCCGCCGGCTGCTGCCCGGCCTGTTCATCCTCTATATCATCGCCTACCTGGACCGCATCAACGTCAGCTTCGCGGCCCTGGCCATGAACCAGGACATCGGGCTGGGCAGCGAAGCCTACGGCCTGGGCGCGGGGATCTTCTTCCTGGGCTACGTGCTCTTCGAGATTCCGAGCAACCTGATCCTGAACAAGGTGGGGGCCCGGCGCTGGATCGCCCGGATCATGGTCAGCTGGGGCCTGGCCACCGTGGCCCTGGCCACGGTCTGGGAGCCCAAGAGCTTCATGACCCTGCGCTTCCTGCTGGGCGCGGCCGAGGCGGGCTTCTTCCCCGGGATCATCCTTTACCTCACCTATTGGTTTCCCACAGGCGTACGGGCAAGGGCCGTGGCCCTGTTCATGACCGCGACCCCCGTGGCCGGGCTCATCGGCAGCCCCGTGTCCGGCTGGATCATGCAGATGCACGGCATGATGGGGCTGGCGGGCTGGCGCTGGCTGTTCATCCTGGAGGGGCTGCCCGCCGTGGTGCTCGGGGTGCTGGTCTGGCTGCTGCTGCCGGATTCCCCGGCCCAGGCGGCCTGGCTCGAGCCGGATGAGCGCGACGCCCTGGAGGCACAGCTGAACGCCGAGCGGGCGGCCGTTGCCGCCAGCCACCTGAGCGGCCTGCGCCAGGGGCTGACCAGCCCGCGCGTCTGGCTGCTGGGCTTCGTGTACTTCTGCTCCGTGCTGGCCATGTACGCCCTGGTGATGTGGCTGCCGCAGATCGTGGGGGCCATCACCGGCGGCGACGCCTTCAGCGTGGGCCTGGACGTCATGGTGGCCTACGGCTTCGCCTGCGTGGGCATGGTGGCCATCGGGGCCAGCTCCGACCGCTTCCATGAACGCCGCTGGCACCTGACCGGCTCCTTCTGCCTGTGCCTGTCGGGGATGCTCACGCTGACCAAGGCCGCCTCCCTGCCCGCGGTGCTCACCGGGGCCAGCCTGGCGGCCATGGGCATCTGGGGGATGCTCGGCCCCTTCTGGGGGCTGGCTACATCTTATATGACTGGCGCGGCCGCCGCGGCGGGCATCGCGCTCATCAACTCCATGGGCAACCTGGGCGGGTTCTTGGGGCCTTACGTCATGGGCTGGATCAAGGCCAATACGGGCGGCTTCACCGAGGGCTTCCTGATCGTGGCCGGGCTCATCGTGCTGGGCGCGGTGCCGGTGCTGCTCATGCGCCCAGCAGGGGGCGTTCCCCAGGGGCGCGGGGACTGA